A single Anopheles arabiensis isolate DONGOLA chromosome 2, AaraD3, whole genome shotgun sequence DNA region contains:
- the LOC120898528 gene encoding voltage-dependent T-type calcium channel subunit alpha-1I isoform X4, translating to MRNAAKDTVASQQPAAFTDKVNYGGGVIESINLKNDRNGAPTAHQHRNSLQQQQQLQKRPSVVKGGSGGGRGTARHVSTSSEATDTSGSSCSDGDTTSSSYDEPNLPYPGFTEYSLKYLTQDSKPRIWCLQLITNPWFERISMLVILLNCVTLGMYQPCVDDACVTNRCKILQIFDDIIFAFFSLEMTIKIVAMGAWGKGTYLADSWNRLDFFIVLAGALEYCLQVENLNLTAIRTIRVLRPLRAINRIPSMRILVMLLLDTLPMLGNVLLLCFFVFFIFGIVGVQLWEGILRQRCVIKLPDNVSPPSYLTSSPRNIYYRIVNQKKIKTDVSFYYEFSKEQDYICSKPEDSGMHLCQNLPPYRIGPLLCNDSALPYSENEPTATACVNWNQYYTNCTQLGNNPFQGTISFDNIGLAWVAIFLVISLEGWTDIMYYVQDAHSFWDWIYFVLLIVIGSFFMINLCLVVIATQFSETKKREMERMRQERARFTSSSTLASSTNNSEPTTCYAEIVKYIGHLYRRFKRRLIKKLRLYKYHMQKRKEGLIPCTPETITLSPNKIKAHHPKCPRMGALLQQQHASITNLQQQKNKHDLQSSLSINRTGVTLNHPEPGTIVPSADNQVSSPEVSEIVSLENIKNNALNNSTTYLNEDRQKVLLLKINNEDQSNGQDHHCMPSLLSPPSAGRRRSSVMFNEYVVLHTPPTITEPPQDKNVYCLEKMTQAGDGSIWQVNLPHSLQTVSTVFNEYSDLCLSDAMTCQELLAFSVAFSAALPTGQTTLESFYTSLKRAKGAEPARQTNATLPLPEIERLSSKSSNEPSRTSFDPVSAGINNINMEEFACCYEYYQNQGLAEEKRPQRSKCARALLAVWRCFRRTCHLTRVLVKKLVDHKYFQQGILLAILINTLSMGIEYHDQPAELTAIVETSNIVFSAIFAVEMILKVIAEGPFRYVANGFNVFDGVIVILSVVELGQSYLGEGQGSSGLSVLRTFRLLRILKLVRFMPNLRRQLFVMLRTMDNVAIFFSLLILFIFIFSILGMNLFGCKFCEKNETAGEVECDRKNFDSLLWALVTVFQILTQEDWNVVLFNGMEKTSHWAALYFVTLMTFGNYVLFNLLVAILVEGFSSERNERREREQRELVKAKLNAEALAQEQSMEVYDDQRSFSESSTTDSYNGSRGKWYSVEELTKVRNLDIKCNIQKQRLLQPNYEDPKNVAQKNKREKDVSKPEPTATKKLRGKKAESLKLYNIQVQDPPIITTTAATPQDSPSGTMESGTSFKDWDQADFEKYERENSSLLKPPSILGSLKTLDDRSFFEGTPVLNEMRKKHDKNHTTSSDSRLSVVDKQQKKQQEKSLTESASAPKAVGKDETANGGLHRQASTEEGVLNNGKILSQPKGFGATDRRTLDPLLEKSNRIQNDTQGSRTPNRRRSSVRRSSSVKVDSGASSIASNLSLTSHPRCYYNNGSTKYYFDRKNSLRLCDIRTPNNRRRMSSFEQAYHKQSPMSSIRNLEIKQLQDEMDKGKLDKSSNAFKIAGNSTDLTGKATRNDGTPKKKGKGRLKQFFRMVTPYHFVEDHETYTLYLFPEHNRFRQICSWFVNQKWFDNVILLFIALNCITLAMERPNIPPNCTERYFLATANYVFTGVFAVEMFIKVVSAGLFYGPDAYFTSGWNIMDGSLVTISIVDLLMSLISESSPRIFGILRVFRLLRSLRPLRVINRAPGLKLVVQTLLSSLRPIGNIVLICCTFFIIFGILGVQLFKGTFYYCEGENIKGVKNKQDCLAIEGNVWINRKYNFDDLGKALMSLFVLSSRDGWVNIMYTGLDAVGVDQQPIVNYNEWRLLYFIAFILLVGFFVLNMFVGVVVENFHRCREEQEKEEKIRRAAKRALQMEKKRKSIAYFAASRVVWKGSGHHLKRTHMFLPLSTGMHEPPYYTNYSPMRLFVHNVVTSKYFDLAIAAVIGLNVVTMAMEYYMMPLALEYALKIFNYFFTAVFILEAAMKLLALGVKIYMKDRWNQLDVAIVILSIVGIVLEELETNIIPINPTIIRVMRVLRIARVLKLLKMAKGIRALLDTVMQALPQVGNLGLLFFLLFFIFAALGVELFGRLECSDEVPCQGLGEHAHFANFGMAFLTLFRVATGDNWNGIMKDTLRDDCDDAADCVKNCCVSTIIAPIFFVIFVLMAQFVLVNVVVAVLMKHLEESHKQMEDDLDIETELEREFEREQEFEEEQALCMQLNDDNNQVQKRPLTKVSSLPSNFTYSTPILEKKSNIQRRQTIQYFNQNLGLSVFNSYTNNNSYDETAENNINAEGEELDPGGGVPGARDECEEKKMKKIGEGVGGLVAADGGKGVGSDGLNSAKEYNVNSKNVNKRS from the exons ATGAGGAACGCGGCGAAAGATACGGTCGCATCGCAGCAGCCCGCCGCGTTCACCGATAAGGTCAATTATGGTGGCGGCGTGATTGAGTCGATAAACCTCAAGAACGACCGGAACGGTGCACCGACGGCACACCAGCACCGGAACAgcctgcaacagcagcagcagctacagaaGCGACCGTCGGTCGTGAAGGGTGGCTCTGGCGGAGGCAGAGGAACGGCACGCCACGTATCGACGTCCAGCGAGGCCACCGACACGTCCGGGAGCAGCTGCAGCGATGGGGACACGACGTCCTCGTCCTACGACGAGCCGAACCTGCCCTACCCGGGCTTCACCGAGTACTCGCTCAAGTACCTCACACAGGACTCGAAGCCGCGCATCTGGTGCCTGCAGCTCATCACTAATCC GTGGTTTGAGCGAATTTCGATGTTAGTCATTCTGCTGAACTGCGTCACCCTTGGCATGTATCAGCCGTGCGTGGATGATGCGTGCGTTACGAATCGCTGCAAAATTTTGCAG ATCTTTGATGACATCATCTTTGCCTTCTTCTCGCTCGAGATGACAATCAAGATCGTGGCGATGGGGGCCTGGGGCAAGGGCACCTACCTGGCCGACTCCTGGAACCGGCTCGACTTCTTCATCGTGCTGGCCGGTGCGCTCGAGTACTGTCTGCAGGTGGAAAACCTTAACCTAACCGCCATCCGGACGATCCGCGTACTGCGCCCGCTGCGTGCCATCAACCGCATACCGA GCATGCGAATCctcgtgatgctgctgctggacacgCTGCCCATGCTCGgcaatgtgctgctgctgtgcttctTCGTGTTCTTCATCTTCGGCATCGTCGGGGTGCAGCTGTGGGAAGGCATCCTGCGCCAGCGGTGCGTCATCAAGCTACCGGACAACGTGTCCCCACCGTCCTACCT cACGTCGTCCCCGCGTAACATTTACTACCGAATTGTtaatcagaaaaaaatcaaaacaga TGTCTCCTTTTACTACGAGTTCTCCAAGGAGCAGGACTACATCTGCTCCAAGCCGGAAGACTCCGGGATGCATCTGTGCCAGAATCTGCCCCCGTATCGAATAGGACCGCTCCTGTGCAATG ACAGTGCACTGCCCTACTCGGAGAATGAACCAACGGCTACGGCCTGTGTGAACTGGAACCAGTACTACACGAACTGTACGCAGCTGGGCAACAATCCCTTCCAGGGCACGATATCATTCGACAACATAGGGCTAGCCTGGGTGGCAATATTTCTT GTCATATCGCTCGAAGGTTGGACGGATATAATGTACTACGTGCAGGACGCACACAGCTTCTGGGATTGGATCTACTTTGTGCTGCTGATAGTG ATCGGTTCCTTCTTCATGATCAACCTCTGCCTGGTCGTCATCGCAACGCAGTTCTCCGAGACGAAGAAGCGCGAGATGGAACGGATGAGACAGGAGCGGGCCCGCTTCACATCCTCGTCGACGCTCGCTTCCAGCACCAACAACTCCGAGCCGACGACCTGCTACGCCGAGATCGTCAAGTACATCGGGCACCTTTACCGACGTTTCAAGCGCCGCCTCATTAAGAAGTTACGATTGTATAA ATACCACATGCAGAAGCGCAAGGAAGGTCTTATACCGTGCACGCCCGAAACCATCACACTGTCGCCGAACAAAATCAAAGCCCATCACCCGAAATGTCCACGGATGGGTGCGctgctacagcagcagcacgcctCGATCACTAACCTGCAGCAACAGAAGAACAAACACGACCTGCAGTCCAGCCTGTCCATCAATCGGACGGGTGTCACGCTGAACCATCCCGAGCCGGGAACCATCGTACCATCGGCGGACAATCAGGTTTCATCGCCCGAGGTTTCGGAGATTGTCTCGCTGGAGAACATTAAAAACAATGCACTGAACAACTCTACCACATATCTGAACGAGGACCGACAGAAAGTGCTACTGCTGAAGATCAACAATGAGGATCAATCGAACGGACAA GATCACCACTGTATGCCAAGCTTGCTGAGTCCTCCGTCAGCAGGTAGACGAAGATCGTCCGTTATGTTTAACGAATATGTAGTGCTTCATACGCCTCCAACCATTACAGAACCACCGCAAGATAAGAATGTGTACTGTTTGGAGAAAATGACCCAAGCAGGTGACGGTAGTATCTGGCAG GTCAACTTGCCGCACTCACTGCAGACGGTGAGTACCGTGTTCAACGAGTACTCCGACCTGTGCCTGTCGGACGCGATGACCTGCCAGGAGCTGTTAGCGTTCTCGGTGGCCTTCTCGGCCGCCCTGCCCACCGGTCAAACCACGCTGGAATCGTTCTACACCTCGCTGAAGCGTGCGAAGGGTGCCGAACCGGCACGGCAAACGAACGCCACACTGCCCCTGCCGGAAATTGAACGCCTCAGCAGCAAATCCAGCAACGAGCCGTCGCGCACCAGCTTCGACCCGGTGTCGGCCGgcatcaacaacatcaacatggAGGAGTTTGCCTGCTGCTACGAGTACTACCAAAACCAGGGCCTGGCGGAGGAGAAGCGACCGCAGCGCTCCAAGTGCGCGCGGGCGCTCCTCGCGGTGTGGCGGTGCTTCCGCCGCACCTGCCACTTGACGCGCGTGCTCGTGAAGAAGCTGGTCGATCACAAGTACTTCCAGCAGGGCATACTGCTGGCGATCCTCATCAACACGCTCTCGATGGGCATCGAGTACCATGATCAACCGGCCGAGCTGACGGCGATCGTCGAGACGAGCAACATCGTCTTCTCGGCCATCTTTGCGGTGGAGATGATCCTGAAGGTGATTGCCGAGGGCCCGTTCCGGTACGTGGCGAACGGGTTCAACGTGTTCGATGGTGTGATCGTCATACTGAg TGTGGTGGAGCTAGGGCAATCCTATCTGGGCGAGGGCCAGGGCAGCTCGGGTCTGAGCGTGTTGCGCACATTTCGGCTGCTGCGCATACTGAAGCTCGTGCGCTTCATGCCCAATCTGCGCCGGCAGCTGTTTGTCATGCTGCGCACCATGGACAACGTGGCCATCTTTTTCAGCCTGCTGATACtcttcatattcatattcag TATACTTGGAATGAATCTGTTTGGCTGCAAGTTCTGCGAAAAAAACGAGACCGCCGGGGAGGTGGAGTGTGATAGAAAAAATTTTGACAGCCTTCTGTGGGCCCTGGTGACCGTGTTTCAG ATTCTCACGCAGGAAGACTGGAACGTGGTGCTGTTCAATGGCATGGAAAAGACTAGCCACTGGGCTGCACTGTACTTTGTCACACTGATGACGTTTGGCAACTATGTGCTGTTCAATCTGCTGGTCGCCATCCTGGTGGAAGGCTTCAGCTCGGAG CGTAACGAGCGACGGGAGCGTGAACAGCGCGAGCTGGTGAAGGCCAAACTGAATGCGGAAGCCCTGGCCCAGGAGCAGAGCATGGAGGTGTACGATGATCAGCGCAGCTTTTCCGAATCATCCACCACCGACAGCTACAACGGATCACGTGGCAAGTGGTACAGCGTGGAGGAACTAACCAAG GTGCGGAATTTGGACATCAAATGCAACATTCAGAAGCAGCGGCTGCTTCAACCCAACTACGAGGATCCGAAGAACGTGGCCCAGAAGAACAAGCGGGAAAAGGATGTGTCCAAGCCGGAACCGACTGCGACCAAAAAACTTAGAGGG AAAAAGGCGGAATCTTTAAAGCTGTACAACATCCAGGTGCAGGATCCGCCGATCATTACCACCACTGCAGCGACGCCCCAAGATTCGCCAAGCGGTACGATGGAGTCGGGCACGAGCTTCAAGGACTGGGATCAGGCGGACTTTGAAAAGTACGAGCGGGAGAATTCTTCCCTGCTGAAGCCACCCTCCATACTTGGCTCGCTCAAAACGCTGGACGATCGTTCCTTTTTCGAGGGTACACCTGTGCTGAACGAAATGCGTAAGAAGCACGACAAAAATCACACCACCTCGTCCGACAGCCGGCTGTCGGTGGTGGacaagcagcagaagaagcagcaggaaaagTCTCTCACCGAGTCGGCGAGCGCACCGAAAGCCGTTGGTAAGGACGAAACCGCTAACGGTGGACTCCATCGGCAAGCGTCCACGGAGGAGGGAGTACTAAACAATGGGAAGATCTTATCCCAGCCGAAGG GATTCGGTGCTACTGATCGCCGCACGCTTGATCCCCTGTTGGAAAAAAGCAACCGCATTCAGAATGATACGCAGGGCTCGAGGACGCCGAATCGCAGGCGCAGCTCGGTACGGCGATCGTCCTCGGTGAAGGTTGACAGTGGTGCAAGCAGCATCGCTAGCAATCTCAGCCTAACGTCCCATCCGCGCTGCTActacaacaacggcagcaccaAGTATTACTTCGATCGCAAAAACTCTCTGCGACTGTGTGACATTCGGACACCGAACAACCGGCGCCGTATGTCATCGTTCGAGCAGGCGTACCACAAACAGTCACCGATGAGCAGCATCCGAAACTTGGAAATCAAACAGCTGCAGGACGAAATGGATAAGGGCAAGCTGGACAAGTCGTCGAACGCGTTCAAGATCGCAGGCAACAGCACCGACCTAACCGGCAAGGCAACGCGCAACGATGGAACGCCCAAGAAGAAGGGCAAGGGACGGTTGAAGCAGTTTTTCCGCATGGTAACACCGTACCATTTCGTGGAGGATCATGAAACGTACACGCTGTACCTGTTTCCCGAGCACAACCG ATTTCGACAGATTTGTTCCTGGTTCGTCAACCAGAAATGGTTCGATAACGTCATCCTGCTGTTTATCGCACTCAACTGCATCACGCTGGCCATGGAACGGCCCAACATTCCACCGAACTGTACCGAGCGATACTTTCTCGCCACTGCCAACTATGTTTTCACTGGCGTTTTTGCGGTGGAAATGTTTATTAAG GTCGTTTCGGCTGGATTGTTCTATGGACCGGATGCGTACTTCACCTCGGGATGGAACATCATGGACGGTTCGCTGGTCACTATCTCCATTGTGGATCTGCTGATGTCGCTGATAAGCGAATCGAGTCCCAGGATCTTTGGAATCTTGCGAGTTTTCAGGCTGCTGCGATCGCTACGCCCGCTAAGGGTGATCAACCGCGCGCCCGGCCTGAAGTTGGTTGTCCAGACGCTGCTGTCTTCGCTGCGCCCGATCGGTAACATCGTACTGATCTGCTGCACCTTTTTCATCATCTTTGGCATATTGGGTGTGCAG CTATTCAAGGGCACTTTCTACTACTGCGAAGGGGAAAACATCAAGGGAGTCAAAAACAAGCAGGACTGTCTGGCGATCGAGGGAAACGTTTGGATCAACCGGAAGTACAACTTTGACGATCTCGGCAAAGCGCTCATGTCGCTGTTCGTGCTGTCGTCACGCGACGGTTGGGTTAACATCATGTACACCGGGCTCGATGCCGTTGGCGTGGATCAACAG CCAATCGTCAACTACAACGAGTGGCGCCTGCTATACTTCATTGCCTTCATACTGCTCGTGGGATTCTTTGTGCTGAACATGTTCGTTGGAGTGGTCGTCGAGAACTTCCACCGTTGCCGGGAGGagcaggaaaaggaggaaaaaatacGCCGTGCTGCCAAACGAGCGCTGCAGATGgagaaaaagcgaaaaagtATAGCATATTTTGCAGCGTCCCGTGTAGTGTGGAAGGGTTCGGGTCATCATTTAAAACGTACACACATGTTTCTTCCGCTCTCTACAGGAATGCACGAGCCGCCGTACTATACCAACTATTCCCCGATGCGACTGTTTGTGCACAACGTGGTCACCTCGAAGTACTTCGATCTGGCGATTGCCGCCGTGATAGGGCTGAACGTGGTCACGATGGCCATGGAATACTACATGATGCCGCTGGCATTGGAGTATGCGCTGAAGATTTTTAACTATTTCTTCACTGCCGTCTTTATACTCGAGGCGGCAATGAAGCTGCTCGCGCTAGGCGTGAAGATATACATGAAAGATCGCTGGAACCAGCTGGACGTCGCGATCGTGATACTGTCGATCGTGGGCATTGTGCTGGAGGAACTGGAAACGAACATTATACCGATCAATCCGACCATCATACGTGTAATGCGCGTCCTGCGGATCGCCCGCGTACTAAAGCTGCTGAAGATGGCCAAGGGTATCCGTGCTCTCCTGGACACCGTAATGCAGGCGTTGCCACAG GTCGGTAACCTGGGCCTGCTGTTTTTCCTACTATTCTTTATCTTTGCCGCACTCGGTGTGGAGCTGTTCGGGCGGCTCGAATGCTCCGACGAGGTGCCGTGCCAGGGTTTGGGAGAGCATGCACACTTTGCCAACTTCGGTATGGCCTTCTTGACGCTGTTCCGTGTGGCCACCGGTGACAACTGGAACGGCATCATGAAGGACACGCTGCGGGACGACTGCGACGACGCGGCCGATTGCGTGAAGAATTGCTGCGTGAGCACTATCATAGCGCCGATCTTCTTCGTCATCTTCGTGCTGATGGCACAGTTCGTATTGGTGAATGTGGTTGTGGCCGTGCTGATGAAGCATCTGGAAGAAAGCCACAAGCAGATGGAAGATGATTTGGATATTGAAACGGAGCTGGAACGCGAATTCGAAAGAGAGCAAGAGTTTGAGGAGGAACAAGCGCTTTGCATGCAGCTGAACGATGATAACAACCAAGTTCAAAAACGCCCACTAACCAAAGTTTCTTCCTTGCCTTCGAATTTCACGTACAGTACTCCGATCTTGGAGAAGAAGAGCAATATTCAACGTCGTCAGACCATACAGTATTTCAACCAGAATCTAGGCCTCTCGGTTTTCAACTCATACACCAATAACAATTCCTATGACGAAACGGCGGAGAACAATATCAACGCCGAGGGCGAAGAGTTAGACCCGGGTGGTGGCGTCCCGGGCGCCCGGGACGAGTGCGaggagaagaagatgaagaagattGGCGAGGGGGTCGGCGGCCTGGTGGCAGCCGACGGTGGGAAGGGCGTTGGCTCCGACGGTCTCAACTCGGCCAAGGAGTACAACGTCAACTCGAAAAACGTTAACAAAAGATCCTGA